One genomic region from Amycolatopsis sp. FBCC-B4732 encodes:
- a CDS encoding TetR/AcrR family transcriptional regulator, which yields MRPETRRRPTARQRALLADLEALFLAEGFVAFTLDDLAGRLRCSKSTLYALAPSKEQLAVRVVTHFFRGAAERIEERIAGIDDARKLIGEYLAGVAEHLNRASPAFMRDLAEFGPAREAYQVNSRFAAQRLRRFIDKGVAEGVFRDVHARLVAEMTGLIIEGIQTGELGRRTDVSDAEAFTALGELLLGGLNK from the coding sequence ATGCGCCCCGAAACCCGCCGACGGCCGACCGCGCGCCAGCGCGCCCTGCTCGCCGATCTGGAGGCGCTCTTCCTGGCCGAGGGCTTCGTGGCCTTCACCCTCGACGACCTCGCCGGGCGCCTGCGCTGCTCGAAGTCGACGCTCTACGCGCTCGCGCCTAGCAAGGAGCAGCTCGCGGTCAGGGTCGTCACCCACTTCTTCCGGGGCGCCGCGGAGCGGATCGAGGAGCGGATCGCCGGGATCGACGACGCGCGCAAGCTGATCGGGGAGTACCTGGCCGGCGTCGCCGAGCACCTGAACCGGGCGTCGCCCGCGTTCATGCGCGACCTCGCCGAGTTCGGCCCGGCGCGCGAGGCCTACCAGGTCAACAGCCGGTTCGCGGCCCAGCGGCTCCGGCGGTTCATCGACAAGGGCGTCGCCGAAGGGGTGTTCCGCGACGTCCACGCCCGGCTCGTCGCCGAGATGACCGGGCTGATCATCGAAGGCATCCAGACCGGGGAACTCGGCCGGCGCACGGACGTTTCCGACGCCGAAGCGTTCACCGCTCTGGGTGAACTGCTGCTCGGCGGGCTGAACAAATAG
- a CDS encoding carbohydrate kinase — MIVVGGEALVDLVPGDPLDSTVDGGLRALLPRLGGGPYNVALAAGRLGVPASFLSRVSTDRFGDAMVERLHASGVDTSLLQRGDEPTTLAVVALDAKGAARYTFYVEGTADRLVADPGPLPERVTALSLGTLGMVLEPGASAYEAMLRREAARGVLTVLDPNIREALITDPAAYRARFTSWLPDVRLLKISDDDAAWLTGGADPLAAAKTWVESGVDAVVLTRGADGVAVITAAGELAHVPARKVTVVDTIGAGDTVQGSLLAWLHTREVTDLASLDAEAWREALGFAAKAASITVSRSGAEPPTSADMASGV; from the coding sequence GTGATCGTCGTAGGCGGAGAAGCTCTGGTCGACCTGGTTCCCGGCGACCCCTTGGATTCCACTGTGGACGGTGGGCTGCGCGCGCTGCTGCCCCGGCTGGGCGGTGGTCCGTACAACGTCGCACTGGCGGCCGGACGGCTCGGCGTGCCGGCCTCGTTCCTCTCGCGCGTGTCGACCGACCGCTTCGGCGACGCGATGGTCGAGCGCCTGCACGCTTCCGGCGTCGACACCTCGCTGCTGCAGCGCGGCGACGAGCCGACGACGCTCGCCGTCGTGGCGCTCGACGCGAAGGGGGCCGCGCGCTACACCTTCTACGTCGAAGGCACCGCCGACCGGCTCGTCGCCGACCCGGGACCGCTTCCGGAGCGGGTGACCGCGCTCTCGCTGGGCACCCTCGGGATGGTTCTCGAACCCGGCGCGTCGGCGTACGAAGCGATGTTGCGGCGCGAGGCCGCGCGGGGCGTGCTGACCGTCCTCGACCCGAACATCCGCGAAGCGCTCATCACCGATCCGGCCGCCTACCGCGCCCGGTTCACGTCCTGGCTGCCGGACGTCCGGCTGCTCAAGATCTCCGACGACGACGCCGCGTGGCTCACCGGCGGCGCCGACCCGCTCGCCGCCGCGAAGACGTGGGTCGAGTCCGGTGTGGACGCCGTGGTGCTCACCCGGGGCGCCGACGGCGTCGCGGTGATCACCGCCGCAGGTGAGCTGGCCCACGTGCCCGCCCGGAAGGTCACCGTGGTCGACACCATCGGCGCGGGCGACACCGTCCAGGGCTCGCTGCTGGCCTGGCTGCACACCCGGGAGGTCACCGACCTGGCTTCTCTCGACGCCGAGGCGTGGCGCGAGGCGCTGGGGTTCGCGGCGAAAGCGGCGTCCATCACCGTTTCGCGGAGCGGGGCCGAGCCGCCGACTTCGGCCGATATGGCGTCCGGCGTGTGA
- a CDS encoding citrate synthase, whose product MSDATTAGQSGGETAKLTLPSGEHEFKIVHPVEGAPGIELGKLLAQTGYITYDPGFVNTGAASSAIAYIDGDAGILRYRGYPIEQLAEKSTFVEVSYLLIYGELPTQSQLADFTEKIQRHTLLHEDLKAFFSGFPRDAHPMPVLSSAVSALSTFYQDSLDPFDEPNVELSTIRLLAKVPTLAAYAYKKSVGQPLLYPDNSLGLVENFLRMTFGFPAEPYEVDPDVAKALDLLFILHADHEQNCSTSTVRLVGSSEANLFASISAGINALFGPLHGGANAAVLDMLEGIKNDGGDVAKFVERVKNKEKGVKLMGFGHRVYKNYDPRAKIIKNTADEILGKLKGGDQLLDIAKKLEETALSDDYFIERKLYPNVDFYTGLIYRALGFPTKFFTVLFALGRLPGWIAHWREMINDPATKIGRPRQIYTGHASRDYTPMSER is encoded by the coding sequence ATGTCCGACGCGACGACTGCGGGGCAGTCCGGCGGCGAAACCGCGAAGCTGACCCTGCCGAGTGGCGAGCACGAGTTCAAGATCGTCCACCCGGTCGAGGGCGCGCCCGGGATCGAACTGGGGAAGCTGCTGGCGCAGACGGGGTACATCACCTACGACCCCGGCTTCGTCAACACCGGCGCCGCGTCGTCCGCCATCGCCTACATCGACGGTGACGCCGGGATCCTCCGCTACCGCGGCTACCCGATCGAGCAGCTGGCCGAGAAGTCGACCTTCGTCGAGGTCTCGTACCTGCTGATCTACGGCGAGCTGCCGACCCAGAGCCAGCTGGCCGACTTCACCGAGAAGATCCAGCGCCACACCCTGCTGCACGAAGACCTCAAGGCGTTCTTCAGCGGCTTCCCGCGCGACGCGCACCCGATGCCGGTCCTGTCCAGCGCGGTGTCGGCGCTGTCGACCTTCTACCAGGACTCGCTCGACCCGTTCGACGAGCCGAACGTGGAGCTGTCGACCATCCGGCTGCTGGCCAAGGTCCCGACCCTGGCCGCGTACGCGTACAAGAAGTCCGTCGGCCAGCCGCTGCTCTACCCGGACAACTCGCTCGGCCTGGTCGAGAACTTCCTGCGGATGACGTTCGGCTTCCCGGCCGAGCCGTACGAGGTCGACCCGGACGTCGCGAAGGCGCTCGACCTGCTGTTCATCCTGCACGCCGACCACGAGCAGAACTGCTCGACCTCGACCGTGCGCCTGGTCGGCTCGTCCGAGGCGAACCTGTTCGCCTCGATTTCGGCCGGCATCAACGCGCTGTTCGGCCCGCTGCACGGCGGTGCGAACGCCGCGGTGCTCGACATGCTCGAGGGCATCAAGAACGACGGCGGCGACGTCGCTAAGTTCGTCGAGCGGGTGAAGAACAAGGAAAAGGGCGTGAAGCTGATGGGCTTCGGGCACCGGGTCTACAAGAACTACGACCCGCGCGCGAAGATCATCAAGAACACCGCCGACGAGATCCTCGGCAAGCTGAAGGGCGGCGACCAGCTGCTCGACATCGCCAAGAAGCTCGAGGAAACCGCGCTTTCCGACGATTACTTCATCGAGCGCAAGCTGTACCCGAACGTGGACTTCTACACCGGCCTGATCTACCGGGCGCTGGGCTTCCCGACGAAGTTCTTCACGGTGCTGTTCGCGCTCGGCCGCCTGCCGGGCTGGATCGCGCACTGGCGCGAGATGATCAACGACCCGGCCACCAAGATCGGCCGCCCGCGGCAGATCTACACCGGCCACGCTTCGCGGGACTACACCCCGATGTCGGAGCGCTGA
- a CDS encoding deoxyribodipyrimidine photo-lyase: MTKEAPVVLWFRRDLRLGDHAALLEASKHSKHVLALYVLDEALIKPSGAAREAFMYGCLEKLDEQLGGRLMLVRGEPATEVVKAAKKIGAAAVHVSADTGPYGRRRDAEVAKALAENDIEWVETGSPYAVTPGRVTKPDGDPYRVFTPFYRAWTAHGWHSPADTGPSLVDWVEPPRSLKIPKPPKVSATLPEPGEQAALDVWHEFLDDGIETYDSDRDRPDREGTTRLSPYLRWGCVHPRTLLADLTGDDRVGAKSLRSEICWREFHADVLWNRPETARKNYDKRFDGMKHDDDPEAFERWCEGKTGYPIVDAGMRQLLAEGWMHNRVRMVVASFLVKDLHLPWWLGARHFMKHLVDGDLASNQLNWQWVAGCGTDAAPYFRIFNPTTQGEKFDPNGDYVRKYVPELRSVSGKAVHKLKERPAEYPEPMVDHAQERQVSLERYGKITS, translated from the coding sequence GTGACCAAAGAAGCACCCGTCGTCCTGTGGTTCCGCCGCGACCTGCGGCTGGGCGACCACGCCGCCCTGCTCGAAGCGTCGAAGCACAGCAAGCACGTGCTCGCGCTGTACGTCCTCGACGAGGCGCTCATCAAGCCGTCCGGCGCCGCCCGTGAGGCCTTCATGTACGGCTGCCTGGAGAAGCTGGACGAGCAGCTCGGCGGCCGGCTGATGCTCGTGCGCGGCGAGCCGGCGACCGAGGTCGTGAAGGCGGCGAAGAAGATCGGCGCGGCCGCGGTGCACGTCAGCGCCGACACCGGTCCGTACGGCCGCCGCCGGGACGCCGAGGTCGCGAAAGCTTTGGCGGAGAACGACATCGAGTGGGTCGAGACCGGTTCGCCGTACGCGGTGACACCCGGCCGCGTCACGAAGCCGGACGGCGATCCCTACCGCGTCTTCACGCCGTTCTACCGCGCGTGGACCGCGCACGGCTGGCACTCGCCCGCGGACACCGGACCGTCCCTTGTGGACTGGGTGGAACCGCCGCGCTCGCTGAAGATTCCCAAGCCGCCCAAGGTTTCCGCGACGCTGCCCGAGCCCGGCGAGCAAGCCGCGCTCGACGTCTGGCACGAGTTCCTCGACGACGGCATCGAGACCTACGACTCCGACCGCGACCGCCCGGACCGCGAGGGCACGACCCGGCTTTCGCCGTACCTGCGCTGGGGCTGCGTCCACCCGCGGACGCTGCTGGCGGACCTGACGGGCGACGACCGCGTCGGCGCGAAGTCGTTGCGCAGCGAGATCTGCTGGCGCGAATTCCACGCCGACGTCCTGTGGAACCGGCCGGAAACCGCGCGGAAGAACTACGACAAGCGGTTCGACGGGATGAAGCACGACGACGATCCCGAAGCGTTCGAGCGCTGGTGCGAGGGCAAGACCGGCTACCCGATCGTCGACGCGGGGATGCGGCAGCTGCTGGCCGAGGGCTGGATGCACAACCGCGTCCGGATGGTCGTCGCGAGCTTCCTGGTGAAGGACCTGCACCTGCCCTGGTGGCTCGGTGCGCGTCACTTCATGAAGCACCTCGTGGACGGCGACCTGGCGTCCAACCAGCTGAACTGGCAGTGGGTCGCGGGCTGCGGCACGGACGCGGCCCCGTACTTCCGGATCTTCAACCCGACGACGCAGGGCGAGAAGTTCGACCCGAACGGCGACTACGTCCGGAAGTACGTGCCGGAGCTGCGCTCGGTTTCGGGCAAGGCGGTGCACAAGCTGAAGGAGCGGCCGGCGGAGTACCCGGAGCCCATGGTGGACCACGCCCAGGAGCGCCAGGTTTCCTTGGAGCGGTACGGCAAGATCACGTCGTGA
- a CDS encoding ABC transporter permease, with protein sequence MKTLSGRRAVWLVLKRELNTRLRTRSFVIGTAVLLVLLLGYVGFQTALAGSADKSVVGLTGQATGIAKQLQVAAAQAGRQVETVTVTDPAEGREQVEDGDLDALVSGGAAKLTATYKSALDNQLRRVLDQVAQQQVLDGVLSSAQLEPAAVMAQVSSTHVQDDALSPEPADHTQRLVLGLIVAFLLYMSIITYGMMVAQGVVEEKSSRVVELLLASVRPWQLLLGKVIGIGLVGLTQLVILGAVGLLAATVTGVFTLSGFATGAVLWGLLWYLLGFLLYATIYGALGSLVSRQEDTQSVVGPLNIILIVGFVAGFNLLLQDPSGTAAKVVSLIPLLSPILMPARISTGAASAWEIGLSLVLTLGTVALLTWLGGRIYGNSVLRIGSRIKLSEALRG encoded by the coding sequence ATGAAGACGTTGAGCGGACGGCGGGCCGTCTGGCTGGTGCTGAAGCGCGAGCTGAACACGCGGCTGCGCACGCGCTCGTTCGTGATCGGCACCGCGGTGCTGCTGGTGCTGCTGCTCGGCTACGTCGGGTTCCAGACCGCGCTGGCCGGCTCGGCGGACAAGAGCGTGGTGGGGCTGACCGGGCAGGCGACCGGGATCGCCAAGCAGCTGCAGGTCGCCGCCGCGCAGGCCGGGCGCCAGGTCGAGACGGTCACCGTGACGGATCCGGCCGAGGGCCGGGAGCAGGTCGAGGACGGCGACCTCGACGCGCTCGTCTCCGGTGGCGCGGCGAAGCTGACCGCCACCTACAAGTCCGCTTTGGACAACCAGCTGCGCCGGGTGCTCGACCAGGTCGCCCAGCAGCAGGTACTCGACGGCGTCCTGTCGTCCGCGCAGCTCGAACCGGCCGCCGTGATGGCGCAGGTGAGCAGCACCCACGTGCAGGACGACGCCCTCTCGCCCGAGCCCGCCGACCACACGCAGCGGCTGGTCCTCGGCCTGATCGTCGCGTTCCTGCTGTACATGAGCATCATCACCTACGGGATGATGGTCGCCCAGGGCGTGGTCGAGGAGAAGTCGAGCCGGGTCGTGGAGCTGCTGCTCGCCAGCGTCCGGCCGTGGCAGCTGTTGCTGGGCAAGGTGATCGGGATCGGCCTGGTCGGCCTGACCCAGCTGGTGATCCTCGGCGCGGTGGGCCTGCTGGCGGCGACGGTGACGGGCGTGTTCACCCTGTCCGGCTTCGCGACCGGCGCGGTGCTGTGGGGTCTGCTCTGGTACCTGCTCGGTTTCCTGTTGTACGCCACGATCTACGGCGCGCTCGGTTCGCTCGTGTCGCGGCAGGAGGACACGCAGTCGGTGGTCGGGCCGCTGAACATCATCCTGATCGTCGGCTTCGTCGCGGGCTTCAACCTGCTGCTGCAGGACCCTTCGGGCACGGCGGCGAAGGTCGTTTCGCTGATCCCGCTGCTGTCCCCGATCCTGATGCCGGCCCGCATTTCGACCGGCGCGGCATCGGCGTGGGAGATCGGGCTGTCGCTGGTGCTGACGCTCGGCACGGTCGCGCTGCTGACCTGGCTCGGCGGCAGGATCTACGGCAACAGCGTCCTGCGCATCGGCAGCCGCATCAAGCTGTCGGAGGCCTTGCGCGGCTGA